The Bacteroides ovatus genomic interval TGACATGTCATCAGATGTCATCACTTGTCACATAAACTTCTATTTCACAATCACTTAATCCGTCATAACTTTGCAAAGTCGGAATAAGACTATGGAGGAAACCATGCTTCATCGGACTACAGCACGCCGTGAACGTCGCGCAGCAATCCGACGAAGGAGGATTCTATGTTCAAACGAACATAGCAAGTTGTGTTTTCGTCCGACAGGAAGTGTCCTGTCCGACGAAAACCACTTGCCCGACCTGACAGTCGGGGTATTTCCTCCAAAGTCGGAAATTCTAATGAGAAAAAGAGTATGGACCCAATACCCAAAAGAATATGAAAGAAGAAGCGAGAGCGAAAACAGGCAGAAAGCCCAAAAGCGATCCGGCGGACTACAAATACAGCTTCCGCCTGAATGCCGGAGAGAACACGAGGTTTGAAAAGCTGGTTACAGCATCAGAAGCAAAAGACAAAACACGTTTCATTAAAAAAGCCATCTTCGGAGGTACAATCAAAGTGGTTAAAATCGACAAGGCGACAATGGATTACTACATCCGCCTTACGGAATTTCACAAACAATTCCAGGCTGTCGGTAACAACTACAATCAGGTCGTACGCGCCATCAAGACCAATTTCGGGGAAAAACGTGCGATGTCGCTACTTTACAAACTGGAGAAAATGACACTTGAACTGATGCTACTGACTAAAAAAACTATAGCGCTAACCGAAGAATACCAAAAGAAATGGTTGCAAAAATAAGTCATGGAGCCAGCCTCTACGGGGCACTGAATTACAACCATGAGAAAGTGGAGAGAGGAACGGCTGAAATACTCTCCGGCAACCGGATGATTTCAGACCGCCTGGGGCTACCAAGCGAGGACATGCGCCTTGCATTACTCTCATTTGAAAATTACCTGCTAGCAAACAGGAACACGGAGAAACCTGTCCTGCACATCGCACTCAGTCCGGCACCGGAGGACAAACTTGATGATAAACAGCTGGCAGAACTGGCACAAATGTACATGCAGAAAATGGGATATGGCAAGCAGCCATACATTACCTACAAACACGGGGATACGTACAATACGCATATTCACATTGTAAGTGTATGTGTGGATGAAGAGGGACGGAAAATCAACGATTCTTTCGAGCACCGCCGTTCCATGACCGCCTGCCGGGAATTGGAAACGGATTTCGGATTGCGCAACAGCGCGGACATGGAAGAGCGGAACCTGAAAGCGGAATTAAAGAAAGTCAATGCATCCGGGGGCGATATACGGTATCAGATAGGAAACACCCTGAAAGCGGTGCTCAGGAGTTACTGCTTCCAGACATTCGGGGAATACAGTGCAGTATTGTCTACCTTTAATATTGAAGCAAGGCAGGTACGGGGAGAATTCAAAGGCCAGCCTTATACCGGTATTATCTACTCGGCAACCGATGATAGCGGGAAAGTGGTCAGCCCGCCTTTCAAGAGTTCACGCTTCGGAAAACGTTTCGGGAACGAACGCCTGAAAAAGAAAATGCTTTCACACACCAGGGATTTCAAGGATGGTAAATGGGCACCGGCTATTCATGCACAGGTGGCTTATGTCATGCG includes:
- the mobA gene encoding conjugal transfer protein MobA, with translation MKEEARAKTGRKPKSDPADYKYSFRLNAGENTRFEKLVTASEAKDKTRFIKKAIFGGTIKVVKIDKATMDYYIRLTEFHKQFQAVGNNYNQVVRAIKTNFGEKRAMSLLYKLEKMTLELMLLTKKTIALTEEYQKKWLQK
- the mobB gene encoding conjugal transfer protein MobB encodes the protein MVAKISHGASLYGALNYNHEKVERGTAEILSGNRMISDRLGLPSEDMRLALLSFENYLLANRNTEKPVLHIALSPAPEDKLDDKQLAELAQMYMQKMGYGKQPYITYKHGDTYNTHIHIVSVCVDEEGRKINDSFEHRRSMTACRELETDFGLRNSADMEERNLKAELKKVNASGGDIRYQIGNTLKAVLRSYCFQTFGEYSAVLSTFNIEARQVRGEFKGQPYTGIIYSATDDSGKVVSPPFKSSRFGKRFGNERLKKKMLSHTRDFKDGKWAPAIHAQVAYVMRHARSREELTGLLKKARIDVIFRENEKGRIYGVTFIDHNRREVFNGSRMGKEFSANIYNELFKWWDGIPATERSAHTGTELWQHHSHKAEPGSALEQAAGIFSMETSPVDYEEEALARRMKKKRKAKRKSRGV